The Macrobrachium rosenbergii isolate ZJJX-2024 chromosome 8, ASM4041242v1, whole genome shotgun sequence genome includes a region encoding these proteins:
- the LOC136841056 gene encoding prothymosin alpha-like, with amino-acid sequence MGAVDSHENKSVNVNVNGRREGKEENRDEEENREEEEEEEEEEEVEEEQDDEEKEGRRRAQVIKDENMSILRKTTKIGERMRHRKGDVTLENVGDSNKISRKKKKDEPKDEQKRKEKDEIRSANEQSFLELEGDQR; translated from the exons ATGGGAGCAGTTgatagtcatgaaaataaaagcgtTAATGTCAATGTTAATG GAAGAcgagaagggaaggaggagaacCGAGATGAGGAGGAGAaccgagaggaggaggaggaggaggaggaggaggaggaggtggaagaagaaCAGGACGACGAAGAGAAGGAAGGACGTAGGAGGGCCCAAGTGATTAAAGACGAAAATATGAGCATTTTACGGAAGACGACTAAAATAGGTGAAAGAATGAGACATAGGAAAGGAGACGTGACTCTTGAGAATGTAGGTGACAGCAATAAGATTTctaggaaaaagaagaaggatgAACCGAAAGACGaacagaagaggaaagagaaagatgaaataagAAGTGCAAATGAGCAAAGTTTCCTGGAATTAGAAGGAGATCAAAGATGA